From Haloglomus litoreum, the proteins below share one genomic window:
- a CDS encoding lipopolysaccharide biosynthesis protein, whose product MPDEMNLRREVLSGTIAQVLRFVIGFVGTVVMAIILGPESFGGVALVVTLVYFLDQPIEGWAIAAKQRIASGAQSPEIAFGGFLLATTVWLVVIGIGVAMTAGQIQSFTGLEIGPPFVLLVAVTTSVLAGLRSLLAGRGQVGAANWYQTATALTTTPLQVGLVVIGYGALGMLGGLVAGTGVLLPFAVRRVTPRLSHPTRAELLSQWRYARKVIIQIVFGRVYARVDLFLLGTLLSPSSVGHYQVAWKLVLPTAVVTGVAAGGLMTRVASNTGRGESPVDEIEGVLSFASVLAIPAFFGTAVLGRPLLIALFGPAYAPAATLLVGLAAFRVLSTQSVPLVQTLNGLDAVGQTIPIKALGLVINVILGVVLVDRYGAIGVVVATILAQMLVYALLVNAVRSELGAFSPVTLPFVAQLVAGTSMAVGLLALPLDLEGPWTVAVAVGLGAVGYGAILLGLSAGTRQIALATIDDLTS is encoded by the coding sequence GTGCCCGACGAGATGAACCTGCGCCGGGAGGTTCTCAGCGGCACCATTGCGCAGGTACTTCGGTTCGTGATAGGGTTCGTCGGGACGGTCGTGATGGCTATCATCCTCGGCCCGGAATCGTTCGGCGGGGTGGCGCTGGTCGTGACGCTCGTCTACTTCCTCGACCAACCAATCGAAGGCTGGGCCATCGCGGCCAAGCAGCGAATCGCGAGCGGGGCCCAATCCCCCGAGATTGCATTCGGCGGGTTCCTGCTTGCGACCACAGTGTGGCTGGTCGTCATTGGTATCGGCGTGGCTATGACTGCTGGGCAAATCCAGTCGTTCACTGGACTGGAAATCGGCCCGCCCTTCGTACTACTGGTTGCTGTTACGACTTCAGTGCTCGCTGGACTCCGATCGCTGCTGGCAGGCCGCGGACAGGTCGGCGCCGCCAACTGGTACCAGACCGCTACTGCACTCACCACGACGCCGCTTCAGGTTGGCCTTGTTGTTATCGGGTACGGCGCGCTAGGGATGCTTGGGGGACTCGTCGCCGGGACCGGCGTCCTGCTTCCGTTCGCGGTACGGCGGGTCACACCACGACTCTCGCACCCAACGCGGGCCGAACTGCTCTCTCAGTGGCGATACGCGCGCAAAGTCATCATCCAGATTGTTTTCGGACGGGTCTATGCCCGGGTCGACCTGTTCCTACTCGGTACCCTGCTCTCGCCGTCCTCGGTGGGTCACTACCAAGTGGCTTGGAAGCTGGTACTTCCGACGGCGGTAGTAACGGGGGTCGCTGCCGGAGGATTGATGACCCGCGTCGCCAGTAACACCGGCCGAGGAGAAAGCCCGGTCGACGAAATTGAAGGTGTCCTCTCCTTCGCGAGTGTGCTGGCGATTCCGGCGTTCTTTGGCACGGCGGTCCTCGGGCGACCGCTCCTCATCGCACTCTTCGGGCCGGCGTACGCCCCAGCAGCCACGCTGCTGGTCGGCCTCGCCGCCTTCCGGGTGCTGTCTACCCAGTCGGTCCCTCTCGTCCAGACGCTAAACGGACTTGACGCCGTCGGGCAGACCATCCCAATCAAGGCGCTCGGTCTGGTAATTAATGTCATCCTCGGCGTAGTTCTCGTTGACCGGTACGGGGCTATCGGTGTCGTCGTCGCAACGATACTTGCACAGATGCTCGTCTACGCGTTGCTCGTTAATGCCGTCCGCTCCGAACTGGGAGCGTTCTCGCCAGTTACCCTCCCATTCGTGGCTCAGTTGGTTGCCGGGACTTCGATGGCGGTCGGTCTACTCGCACTTCCCCTCGATCTTGAGGGTCCGTGGACGGTGGCGGTCGCCGTCGGGCTTGGTGCCGTCGGCTACGGAGCCATCCTCCTCGGCCTCAGCGCTGGTACCCGACAGATCGCGCTCGCTACTATTGATGATCTGACCAGTTGA
- a CDS encoding ArnT family glycosyltransferase, giving the protein MLLGSAFLLVTAVNAVLMNLPLGPDGGTFLVLADGLLRGTLPYVQYIDHKPPGIYLFLAGILMFSKSVWAIRIIYLAINVLTAGVIFVLGRELDSWKSGAIAGISYLSAVPLYEGVDVFAEPPMALLITIASLSMWMFLRQGRRLLLVFAGVLAGGAILFKQTAGFFVLVGCLLLLRDKRRDLYSAGLDVATFALAVSAPILGIGFLYLLVGNLKDLVYWTIIANLTNYSSNSLGTSFSNLYEMLLRFPLFWLGSAAGADLAFRKWKRENGPYQRMIWEFLLTAGGLSLLPLLVRQYGHYFIHTLPFASLLVGILGSELWRHRTRFESRSALLAIVLIALLIVPTVSFGGYLILTAVNPSEEGLLRQQQKAAVIDSNMSDEEELLIIGHEAEYYHLSDQKPIAPNPYYIEVNRNITYTRESVRDLVTSPKRELVIVDPDQCWRMCGFPTGEYSVLKEYSDITVYVRD; this is encoded by the coding sequence GTGCTTCTCGGATCGGCGTTTCTGCTCGTGACGGCCGTGAACGCAGTACTCATGAATCTCCCTCTAGGTCCGGATGGTGGGACATTCCTAGTACTGGCTGATGGACTGTTGAGAGGAACGCTTCCATATGTTCAATACATCGACCACAAGCCTCCAGGAATCTATCTGTTCCTAGCCGGTATCCTCATGTTCTCGAAGTCGGTCTGGGCCATCAGAATAATCTATCTCGCTATAAACGTTCTGACAGCGGGGGTGATTTTTGTACTCGGTCGAGAGTTGGACTCCTGGAAATCGGGGGCGATTGCTGGAATCAGCTATTTATCAGCGGTTCCGCTCTACGAGGGAGTCGACGTGTTCGCAGAGCCACCAATGGCGCTGTTGATTACCATCGCATCTCTGAGTATGTGGATGTTTCTCCGTCAGGGTCGCCGTCTGCTGCTCGTTTTCGCCGGAGTCCTGGCTGGTGGGGCAATCCTTTTCAAGCAGACGGCTGGATTCTTTGTCCTTGTCGGTTGCCTCTTGCTGCTTCGGGACAAGAGGAGGGATCTCTACTCTGCAGGATTGGACGTCGCTACCTTTGCTCTCGCAGTCAGTGCCCCAATCTTGGGTATCGGATTCCTGTATCTGCTGGTTGGAAACCTGAAGGATCTGGTTTACTGGACAATCATAGCGAATTTAACAAATTATTCGTCAAACTCCCTTGGAACTTCCTTCAGTAATCTCTACGAGATGTTGCTGCGATTCCCACTATTCTGGTTAGGCTCTGCTGCTGGCGCCGACCTGGCCTTTCGGAAGTGGAAACGTGAAAATGGTCCCTATCAAAGGATGATCTGGGAGTTTCTGTTGACTGCAGGAGGACTGTCGCTCCTCCCGTTGCTCGTCCGGCAGTACGGCCATTACTTCATCCATACCCTCCCATTTGCCTCGCTATTGGTTGGAATCCTCGGTTCCGAACTGTGGCGGCACCGCACTCGGTTTGAATCTCGATCCGCACTCTTGGCGATTGTCCTGATTGCACTACTGATTGTACCGACCGTGTCTTTCGGAGGTTACCTTATCCTCACCGCGGTTAACCCGTCGGAGGAGGGATTGCTCCGACAGCAACAGAAAGCTGCCGTCATTGACTCGAATATGTCGGACGAAGAGGAACTGCTAATCATCGGTCATGAAGCAGAATACTATCACTTATCTGACCAGAAACCTATCGCTCCAAACCCATATTACATCGAGGTGAATCGGAATATCACATACACCCGCGAGTCTGTACGAGATCTCGTTACCAGTCCAAAGAGGGAGTTGGTCATCGTCGATCCGGATCAGTGTTGGCGCATGTGTGGCTTTCCTACTGGTGAATACTCGGTACTGAAAGAATATTCAGATATCACGGTCTATGTCAGAGACTGA
- a CDS encoding glycosyltransferase family 4 protein: MRVVLLTLNAYDMLVGDGETVGGAQLQQVLIGRALADRGHDVIFVENDAEHKTETTVDGVRIVTRPSREDGNAILRAVLRLLDLTALLGRIDPDACYVRMPLFELLPTAVYCAVTHTRLVYGFAHDSELGTDPVVFESRLTDNAVYRRAIRTARATADVLVAQNAHQERLARKQYDCPVVRIPNGYEPRDDPGPSPFPDDRPVVLWVSTLRPWKRPELVLELADRIPEALFVIVGPAADEAPELYERVREGARQRDNVRFEGFVPYEEVDAYFAAADLFCNTSTDEGFPNTFLQAWAYGTPVATLTVDPDGIVSSEPVGVHGDGDVDRLAAAIDEALGDTERLGSLETGAREHFRRHHAIGAVADRYERVLGGSDD, encoded by the coding sequence ATGCGCGTCGTCCTCCTCACGCTCAACGCCTACGATATGCTCGTCGGCGACGGCGAGACGGTCGGAGGCGCCCAGCTCCAGCAGGTGCTCATCGGCCGGGCGCTCGCCGACCGTGGACACGACGTAATCTTCGTCGAGAACGACGCCGAGCACAAGACCGAGACGACGGTTGATGGGGTTCGGATTGTGACGCGACCCTCCCGCGAGGATGGTAACGCCATCCTGCGTGCCGTTCTCCGCTTACTCGACCTGACGGCCTTGCTGGGCCGGATCGACCCTGACGCCTGCTACGTCCGGATGCCGCTGTTCGAGCTGTTGCCCACGGCAGTCTACTGTGCCGTGACCCACACCCGGCTGGTGTACGGCTTCGCTCACGACTCCGAGCTGGGGACCGACCCCGTGGTGTTCGAGAGCCGATTGACCGACAACGCCGTCTACCGACGGGCGATCCGCACCGCACGGGCGACCGCCGACGTTCTGGTCGCACAGAACGCCCATCAGGAGCGACTGGCCCGCAAGCAGTACGACTGCCCGGTCGTCCGGATTCCGAACGGCTACGAGCCCCGCGATGATCCCGGCCCCTCGCCGTTCCCCGACGACCGACCGGTCGTGCTGTGGGTGTCGACGCTCCGGCCATGGAAGCGCCCGGAGCTGGTGCTGGAGCTGGCCGACCGCATCCCCGAGGCGCTGTTCGTCATCGTGGGCCCGGCGGCCGACGAGGCGCCCGAGTTGTACGAGAGGGTCCGGGAGGGCGCACGCCAGCGTGACAACGTCCGGTTCGAGGGGTTCGTCCCCTACGAGGAAGTGGACGCCTACTTCGCAGCGGCCGACCTCTTCTGCAACACCTCGACCGACGAGGGGTTCCCCAACACGTTCCTCCAGGCGTGGGCCTACGGAACGCCCGTGGCGACTCTGACCGTCGACCCGGACGGAATCGTGAGCAGCGAGCCGGTCGGCGTCCACGGCGACGGCGACGTCGACCGGCTCGCGGCGGCCATCGACGAGGCACTCGGCGACACCGAACGGCTCGGATCACTCGAGACGGGGGCCAGGGAGCACTTCCGCCGCCATCACGCGATCGGCGCGGTTGCCGACCGGTACGAACGTGTCCTCGGCGGTAGTGATGACTGA
- a CDS encoding glycosyltransferase family 2 protein: protein MASNENGEQVPRVTVLTTTYERADTLARPYESLCEQTFSDFEWLVVDDRSNDGIRELVEGWKQEVPFDVRFVTQPQDRTGRHCALNIGAESARGEFVRLLDSDDSCPPDSLNTLVAEWERIPSARRAEFAGVLGRTQFSDGTPFADPLPESPLDSSPTEIRYQYRLEGDYVGMFRRDVLLKFPFPERQDVRYIPESIVFDRIGREYTVRYINEIIDIYHAGSEDGRLTTIDFRKKATEIRLLKQQQLNDDIEWAGDYPLNFAKLAANYVRLSLHEGRGLRTQAESLDSRLARGYWLAAAPLGIFLYFSDRYWPNNPIISYIKSMYQNYDE from the coding sequence GTGGCGAGTAACGAGAACGGGGAGCAGGTGCCGAGGGTCACTGTCCTCACGACGACCTATGAACGGGCGGATACGCTCGCAAGGCCGTACGAGAGCCTCTGCGAACAGACATTCTCGGACTTCGAGTGGCTTGTTGTGGATGACCGCTCGAACGACGGAATCCGCGAACTGGTCGAAGGCTGGAAGCAGGAGGTGCCCTTCGATGTTCGATTCGTCACTCAGCCGCAGGATAGGACAGGTCGCCACTGTGCGCTGAACATCGGGGCAGAGTCGGCGCGTGGCGAGTTCGTCCGGCTGCTAGATTCGGATGACAGCTGTCCTCCAGATTCGCTCAATACCCTCGTCGCCGAATGGGAGCGCATCCCCTCTGCCCGTCGCGCGGAATTCGCCGGGGTACTGGGGCGAACTCAGTTCTCGGACGGCACGCCGTTCGCCGATCCACTCCCGGAGTCTCCACTGGACTCGTCTCCCACAGAGATTCGCTACCAATATCGACTTGAAGGCGATTACGTCGGAATGTTCAGACGGGACGTCCTCCTCAAGTTCCCGTTCCCCGAGCGTCAGGATGTCCGGTACATTCCAGAATCGATCGTGTTCGATCGTATCGGGCGAGAGTACACCGTTCGGTATATCAATGAGATAATCGACATCTACCATGCGGGTTCAGAGGACGGGCGATTGACGACTATCGACTTCCGAAAGAAGGCGACCGAGATACGTCTGCTGAAGCAACAGCAGCTGAACGACGACATCGAATGGGCCGGCGACTACCCACTAAACTTCGCAAAGCTGGCTGCCAACTACGTGCGGTTGAGTCTCCACGAAGGGCGGGGGCTGAGAACGCAAGCTGAATCTCTCGACAGTCGGCTAGCTCGGGGATACTGGTTGGCTGCTGCTCCGCTTGGAATATTCCTCTACTTCTCGGATCGCTATTGGCCAAATAACCCAATCATCTCGTATATCAAGTCAATGTATCAAAACTATGATGAATGA
- a CDS encoding ketopantoate reductase family protein, producing MNDSEYEAGEGTEADGTPQERPGVEWARPGSVGVCVIGAGAMGGLLGGRLANAGADVSLVDQGAHREAMAENGLTLLGPDDTRHVVVNPTVRADTADLGTQDLVILSVKAYDLPSVAPSVGPLVGPETVILPVQNGIPWWYFHGFDGELEGHRIESVDPDGVVERHIDTERVIGCVPFAAGEVVEPGVVRHTEGRWFPVGELDGTTTPRIRGITDLLGRIGLRSRVLDDVRSELWLKALGNLSFNPVSALTRATLGEICRDPETRALVRTMMEEAKAVAEALGASFRRSIDDRIEGAETVGDHRTSMLQDLERGDRLELEALVGTVLELAEVTGKPAPTIRTVYRLTHLLDETRRR from the coding sequence ATGAACGACTCGGAGTACGAGGCTGGGGAGGGGACGGAGGCGGATGGCACGCCACAGGAGCGGCCGGGCGTCGAATGGGCGCGTCCGGGGTCCGTCGGTGTCTGTGTAATCGGGGCCGGAGCGATGGGCGGGTTGCTGGGCGGGAGACTGGCGAACGCGGGTGCGGACGTTTCGCTCGTCGACCAGGGTGCCCACCGCGAGGCGATGGCGGAGAACGGACTGACGCTACTGGGCCCCGACGACACCCGACACGTCGTCGTGAATCCGACCGTCCGTGCCGATACGGCCGACCTCGGAACGCAGGATCTCGTCATCCTCAGCGTGAAGGCGTACGACCTGCCCTCGGTCGCGCCGAGCGTCGGCCCGCTGGTCGGCCCTGAGACGGTCATCCTCCCCGTGCAGAACGGTATCCCGTGGTGGTACTTTCACGGGTTCGACGGCGAGCTGGAGGGCCACCGAATCGAATCCGTGGATCCGGACGGCGTCGTCGAGCGCCACATCGACACCGAGCGGGTGATCGGCTGTGTTCCGTTCGCGGCGGGCGAGGTCGTCGAGCCGGGCGTCGTCCGACACACGGAGGGACGGTGGTTCCCCGTCGGGGAACTCGACGGCACGACGACTCCCCGCATCAGGGGCATCACCGACCTGCTCGGGCGGATCGGCCTGCGGTCCCGGGTCCTCGACGATGTCCGGTCGGAGCTGTGGCTCAAGGCGCTGGGGAACCTCTCGTTCAACCCGGTCAGCGCGCTGACACGGGCGACCCTGGGGGAGATCTGTCGCGACCCGGAGACCCGGGCGCTGGTGCGGACGATGATGGAGGAGGCGAAGGCGGTCGCCGAGGCACTGGGCGCCTCGTTCCGCCGGTCCATCGACGACCGCATCGAGGGGGCCGAGACGGTCGGTGACCACCGGACCTCGATGCTGCAGGACCTGGAGCGGGGCGACCGACTTGAACTCGAGGCGCTGGTGGGGACGGTCCTGGAACTGGCCGAGGTCACCGGCAAGCCCGCCCCGACCATCCGTACCGTGTACCGACTGACCCACCTGCTCGACGAGACCCGGAGGAGATGA
- a CDS encoding asparagine synthase-related protein codes for MAGICGVVGAGGEHVERVAADLEWTGEEMTTAYEDDAIAISTAFTDEDGADQPVSVGEGTLLWVWGSVFGAERADGYHPRDRTAESTAAYCARQYRELGEGFVAGLNGDFVGVRYDPSAGEVAVFTDRLGLRDTYYCRPTDDTLVFSTAAQSLSRHPAVTPAFDPAFAAEFLACGCRTFGVRTPLKDTHRFHPGAVTTVGTDSLDMAMEPYWVPRYRPEDRPFSYFVDEFTERFRAAVSERLHPDCEYGLLLSGGADSRLVLAGMDERERERLTAYILGDWRNREIRTAETVAGTAGVDFELLERDRDYHERALQRNPGLSNFVGRFDQAHAEGMMDRIRPEVDEMVTASFADSNFKGHSFPRRSIRVGPVGTVFLPAFEPMDSVEAYVDYWLDDQPEYLADSVDVRRTLRREIHPTGGGIEHHGVTYGSPEELFVCGTLTPRTNGSVLFLLQSLRQHCPAWSPFVDNRLVDLYLSMPTRYFAGRNVIHRAMERLDPDLAAIRYANTGVPISWPFAAHFLGDLAVRFHDAYLPVNEPPEPHHSHGSWPDIPELVRETSFVWDSIQRHEETIRRLPFLDWEGVLACYRDHMNGADRYKELYGLVTLLELPVTQHVFFQR; via the coding sequence ATGGCCGGCATCTGTGGGGTCGTCGGCGCGGGGGGAGAGCATGTCGAGCGGGTGGCAGCTGACCTGGAGTGGACCGGCGAGGAGATGACGACGGCGTACGAGGACGACGCCATCGCCATCAGTACCGCGTTCACCGACGAGGACGGCGCCGACCAGCCCGTGTCCGTCGGGGAGGGGACGCTGCTCTGGGTATGGGGGTCCGTCTTCGGCGCCGAGCGGGCGGACGGCTACCACCCGAGGGACCGGACCGCCGAGAGCACCGCGGCCTACTGTGCCCGGCAGTACCGCGAACTCGGAGAGGGGTTCGTCGCGGGCCTGAACGGTGACTTCGTCGGCGTTCGCTACGACCCGAGCGCCGGGGAGGTGGCCGTCTTCACCGACCGCCTCGGCCTGCGCGACACCTACTACTGCCGGCCGACCGACGACACGCTCGTCTTCTCGACGGCGGCCCAGTCGCTCTCGCGACATCCGGCCGTCACGCCGGCCTTCGACCCCGCGTTCGCCGCCGAGTTTCTCGCCTGCGGCTGCCGGACCTTCGGGGTACGGACCCCACTGAAGGACACCCACCGCTTCCATCCCGGCGCCGTCACGACGGTCGGCACCGACTCGCTCGACATGGCGATGGAACCGTACTGGGTTCCCCGGTACCGGCCCGAGGACCGGCCGTTCTCGTACTTCGTCGACGAGTTCACGGAGCGGTTCCGGGCCGCGGTCTCCGAACGCCTGCACCCGGACTGCGAGTACGGCCTGCTGCTGAGCGGCGGAGCGGACTCGCGGCTCGTCCTCGCCGGGATGGACGAGCGCGAGCGCGAGAGGCTGACCGCCTACATCCTCGGCGACTGGCGAAACCGCGAGATCCGCACCGCCGAGACGGTCGCCGGGACGGCCGGCGTCGACTTCGAGTTGCTCGAACGAGACCGGGACTACCACGAGCGAGCGCTGCAGCGCAATCCTGGACTGTCGAACTTCGTCGGCCGGTTCGACCAGGCCCACGCCGAGGGGATGATGGACCGCATCCGCCCCGAGGTCGACGAGATGGTGACCGCGAGCTTCGCGGACTCGAACTTCAAGGGCCACAGCTTCCCCCGTCGTTCGATCCGAGTGGGGCCCGTCGGCACCGTCTTCTTGCCGGCGTTCGAGCCGATGGATAGCGTCGAGGCGTACGTCGACTATTGGCTGGATGACCAGCCCGAGTATCTGGCTGACTCCGTCGACGTCAGGAGGACACTTCGCCGCGAGATTCACCCCACGGGTGGTGGAATCGAGCACCACGGCGTCACGTACGGCTCGCCCGAGGAACTGTTCGTCTGTGGCACGCTCACCCCGCGGACGAACGGGAGCGTGCTGTTCCTGCTGCAGAGCCTCCGCCAGCACTGCCCCGCGTGGAGTCCGTTCGTCGACAACCGGCTGGTCGACCTCTACCTCTCGATGCCGACGCGCTACTTCGCCGGGCGGAACGTCATCCACCGGGCGATGGAGCGACTCGACCCGGACCTGGCGGCCATCCGGTACGCGAACACCGGCGTTCCCATCTCCTGGCCGTTCGCAGCACACTTCCTCGGCGACCTCGCGGTCAGGTTCCACGATGCCTACCTGCCCGTGAACGAACCACCCGAGCCGCACCACTCGCATGGCTCCTGGCCCGACATCCCGGAACTCGTCCGCGAGACGTCGTTCGTCTGGGACTCGATTCAGCGTCACGAGGAGACGATCCGTCGGCTGCCCTTCCTCGACTGGGAGGGGGTTCTGGCGTGCTATCGCGACCACATGAACGGTGCGGACCGGTACAAGGAGCTGTACGGACTGGTGACGTTGCTGGAGCTGCCCGTGACGCAGCACGTCTTCTTCCAGAGATGA
- a CDS encoding glycosyltransferase family 2 protein gives MTESSPVPSADSEGGTLVPRFTVFTPTYERADVLNRPFESLCEQSHDSFEWVVVDDNSADGTADLVKRFADEAPFPVQFRQQDPDRPGKHRAFALGLECARGEFFLPLDADDCLVPDALETLERRWREIPPAERETYAGVTGLCVDQHDRLIGDRFPESPFDSTILDNRYRHGIRGEKAGFVRTAVLRKYGFPDIDERFVPESLVWDEIATAYRTRYVNDVVRVYWQDDSDDSDQLTALDPATVAAGHARFHRRRLEDQLDWFWDSPLEFCRSAVHYGRFSRHEGRGILAQLRQLDSGGGRLLCLLAAAPAVALYLRDRVRHGR, from the coding sequence ATGACTGAGAGTTCACCGGTACCGTCGGCCGATAGTGAGGGGGGTACTCTCGTCCCCCGCTTCACCGTCTTCACTCCGACGTACGAACGGGCGGACGTCCTCAACCGGCCGTTCGAGAGCCTGTGCGAGCAGTCCCACGACTCGTTCGAGTGGGTGGTCGTCGACGACAACTCCGCCGACGGGACGGCCGACCTGGTCAAACGATTCGCCGACGAGGCCCCGTTCCCCGTGCAGTTCCGGCAGCAGGACCCGGACCGACCCGGGAAGCATCGAGCGTTCGCGCTCGGACTCGAGTGCGCGCGTGGCGAGTTCTTCCTCCCGCTCGACGCCGACGACTGCCTGGTTCCGGACGCGCTCGAGACGCTCGAGCGACGGTGGCGCGAGATCCCACCGGCCGAGCGCGAGACGTACGCGGGCGTGACCGGGCTCTGTGTCGACCAGCACGACCGACTGATCGGCGACCGGTTCCCCGAGTCCCCGTTCGACTCAACCATCCTCGACAACCGGTACCGGCACGGGATCCGCGGTGAGAAGGCTGGCTTCGTCCGCACGGCCGTCCTCCGGAAGTACGGATTCCCGGATATCGACGAGCGGTTCGTCCCCGAGAGCCTCGTCTGGGACGAAATCGCGACCGCCTACCGGACACGGTACGTGAACGACGTGGTTCGGGTCTACTGGCAGGACGACTCCGACGACTCCGACCAGCTGACCGCGCTTGACCCGGCGACCGTCGCAGCAGGTCACGCTCGCTTCCACCGCAGGCGACTCGAGGACCAGCTGGACTGGTTCTGGGACTCCCCGCTCGAGTTCTGCCGCTCGGCCGTTCACTACGGCCGGTTTTCACGCCACGAGGGGCGGGGAATCCTCGCGCAGCTCCGGCAGCTCGACTCGGGCGGCGGGCGACTCCTCTGTCTGCTCGCTGCCGCTCCCGCCGTCGCCCTCTACCTCCGTGACCGGGTCAGACACGGTCGGTGA
- a CDS encoding GNAT family N-acetyltransferase, giving the protein MTDDTTVRIRKMREEDVPAAMDVLDRYDMAPKTDQEDAERSEIRVENSFVAEDGEDVVGTASYIVHSDTLAETASMAVHPDYRGEGLGYRLQAARLEEMRARGIETVRTETDRPGTIDWYIEHFGYERVGTNPKKHDFSLSDVDEWTVLELDLDAWSDGRE; this is encoded by the coding sequence ATGACAGACGACACCACCGTTCGGATCAGGAAGATGCGCGAGGAGGACGTCCCGGCGGCGATGGACGTCCTCGACAGGTACGACATGGCGCCGAAGACGGACCAGGAGGACGCCGAGCGGAGCGAGATCCGCGTCGAGAACTCGTTCGTCGCCGAGGACGGGGAGGATGTCGTCGGCACCGCGAGCTACATCGTCCACAGCGACACGCTGGCCGAGACGGCCAGCATGGCCGTCCATCCCGACTACCGCGGCGAGGGACTCGGCTACCGGCTCCAGGCGGCGCGGCTCGAGGAGATGCGCGCCCGTGGCATCGAGACCGTCCGCACGGAGACCGACCGCCCGGGGACCATCGACTGGTACATAGAGCACTTCGGCTACGAGCGGGTCGGAACCAACCCGAAGAAGCACGACTTCAGCCTCTCGGACGTGGACGAGTGGACGGTCCTCGAACTCGACCTGGATGCCTGGTCGGACGGGAGGGAGTGA
- a CDS encoding lipopolysaccharide biosynthesis protein produces the protein MPKDPTDATQPATDADGGARGMDFDREVVSGTAAQLIRVVIGLLGVVVFAVVLGPASFGGATLVLTIVAILEQPVFGWAMACKQRLAAQSISGGAALVMLTGGTLAWTGIVLGATVLFSPTIMRFTGLQWGWLFVPLLLLTTVLLAALRVLIEGKGRIGAATWYETAAAITTTPLQVCLVLVGYGAYGMLGGLTVGAGILVPVAVRTFGWKVERPTRTDFQSVWEYARWGIAQSLLGRVFARLDVLLLGFLLGPLSVGWYEVAWKVVLPAGIISQVAGGSLMTSVASATGGCGRVTDEKIAEIRRTLGLGAFLAIPVVFGALVVGESLLIAVFGAAYRDATPLLIGLAGFQVLVTQTTPLLQTLNGVNRIRITVPITAITLIINAVLGLLLVPEVGAVGVVIATLVAQLIQYLLSLAAVMESIGRFVPITRLLTVETIAGAGMAGLLANIPGPANTLPVVIGYIVLGGASYFVLVLALSPEARTFLQKLPIGPCS, from the coding sequence ATGCCGAAGGACCCTACCGACGCCACCCAGCCGGCTACCGATGCCGACGGTGGCGCCCGGGGGATGGACTTCGACCGGGAAGTGGTGAGCGGGACAGCAGCGCAGTTGATCCGGGTCGTGATTGGGTTGCTCGGGGTCGTCGTATTCGCGGTCGTTCTTGGACCGGCGTCGTTCGGGGGCGCAACGCTGGTCCTGACGATTGTGGCCATCCTCGAGCAGCCAGTATTTGGGTGGGCGATGGCGTGCAAACAGCGACTCGCCGCCCAATCAATCTCTGGAGGTGCAGCGCTGGTGATGCTCACAGGGGGAACCTTAGCGTGGACGGGAATCGTCTTGGGAGCCACAGTTCTGTTCTCGCCGACAATCATGAGATTCACCGGTCTGCAGTGGGGCTGGCTCTTTGTCCCGCTTCTCCTGCTGACGACGGTACTCCTGGCTGCACTCCGGGTACTCATCGAGGGGAAAGGTCGAATCGGTGCTGCGACGTGGTACGAGACAGCCGCCGCAATCACCACGACGCCACTACAGGTCTGTCTCGTTCTCGTCGGTTATGGTGCGTATGGGATGCTTGGAGGTCTGACCGTCGGGGCGGGGATCCTTGTTCCGGTCGCTGTTCGGACCTTCGGATGGAAGGTTGAGCGGCCGACGAGGACCGATTTTCAATCGGTTTGGGAGTACGCCCGCTGGGGAATTGCCCAGTCACTGCTGGGTCGGGTGTTCGCCCGGCTTGACGTTCTCCTCCTAGGGTTCCTACTCGGACCGCTCTCGGTCGGGTGGTACGAAGTTGCCTGGAAGGTCGTCCTCCCAGCTGGAATCATCTCCCAGGTTGCCGGCGGCAGCCTGATGACCAGCGTGGCCTCCGCCACTGGGGGCTGTGGCCGAGTAACTGATGAGAAGATCGCAGAAATCAGACGGACACTCGGGTTGGGTGCGTTTCTCGCCATTCCGGTAGTTTTCGGGGCGCTCGTGGTCGGAGAATCCCTCCTGATAGCCGTCTTCGGAGCGGCCTACCGTGACGCCACGCCGCTGCTAATCGGACTCGCCGGGTTCCAAGTGCTCGTAACGCAGACGACGCCGCTCCTCCAAACCCTGAATGGGGTCAACCGGATCCGGATAACGGTCCCGATCACGGCGATAACGCTCATCATCAACGCCGTTCTAGGCCTCCTACTGGTTCCGGAGGTCGGAGCGGTTGGCGTCGTGATTGCGACGCTCGTCGCACAGTTGATACAGTACCTTCTCTCACTGGCTGCCGTAATGGAGTCCATTGGTCGGTTCGTACCCATCACCAGACTGCTCACGGTTGAGACCATCGCTGGTGCTGGAATGGCCGGCCTGCTCGCCAATATCCCTGGGCCAGCCAACACGCTGCCAGTCGTAATTGGTTACATCGTTCTCGGCGGGGCAAGCTATTTCGTTCTCGTCCTCGCCCTGAGCCCGGAGGCACGGACGTTCCTCCAGAAACTACCAATTGGTCCCTGCTCCTGA